From a region of the Gottschalkia purinilytica genome:
- a CDS encoding pyridoxal-phosphate-dependent aminotransferase family protein, translating to MLHTSKEGADMIMRHPLIMTPGPTQVHEEVRRAMSIEPTNPDLDENFFEFYKNTCNKIKRLLNTNNDVLILDGEGILGLEAACASLIEPGDRVLCIDNGIFGNGFGDFAKMYGGNVVYFKSDYKKSIDIKELEEFLKEDSDFKVATLVHCETPAGIVNPVDEICPLLKKYGIVSIIDSVSAIGGELVKVDEWNMDIVLGGSQKCLSAPPGLTFLSISDDAWNIISNRKIPIAGFYCNIGVWKNWYEDKWFPYTQPISDIYALDCAIDRLLSKNDYVYRHKKIANAVRMAIVNSGLSLYPLEGFSNTVTTILVPEGVSYRNIYNDMLKDHNIMIAGAFDYLKDKVLRIGHMGENCYEEKLYITLKALDSTLRKYNIKLKGEIHKYFIDEI from the coding sequence ATGTTACATACTAGTAAAGAAGGAGCTGATATGATTATGAGACATCCACTTATTATGACACCAGGACCTACTCAAGTACATGAAGAAGTTAGAAGAGCTATGTCAATTGAACCTACTAATCCTGATTTAGATGAGAATTTTTTTGAATTTTATAAAAATACTTGTAATAAGATCAAGAGGCTTTTAAATACTAATAATGATGTACTTATATTAGATGGAGAAGGAATACTAGGTCTGGAAGCAGCATGTGCCTCATTAATAGAGCCAGGAGATCGTGTATTATGTATCGATAATGGTATATTTGGTAATGGTTTTGGTGACTTTGCTAAAATGTATGGCGGAAATGTTGTGTATTTTAAATCAGACTATAAAAAATCAATAGATATTAAAGAATTAGAAGAATTTTTAAAAGAAGATAGTGATTTTAAAGTTGCCACACTTGTTCATTGTGAAACACCAGCAGGTATAGTGAATCCTGTAGATGAAATATGTCCGTTATTAAAAAAATATGGAATTGTGTCTATTATAGATTCTGTATCAGCTATAGGAGGAGAACTAGTAAAAGTAGATGAGTGGAACATGGATATTGTACTTGGAGGATCACAAAAATGCTTATCTGCACCTCCAGGACTAACTTTCTTAAGTATAAGTGATGATGCGTGGAATATTATATCAAACAGAAAAATACCTATTGCAGGATTTTATTGCAATATAGGAGTATGGAAAAATTGGTATGAAGATAAATGGTTCCCATATACACAACCTATAAGTGATATTTATGCACTAGATTGTGCTATTGATAGATTGCTTTCAAAAAATGACTATGTTTATAGACATAAAAAGATAGCAAATGCTGTAAGAATGGCTATTGTAAATTCAGGACTATCATTATATCCTTTAGAAGGATTTTCCAATACAGTTACAACTATTTTAGTTCCAGAAGGAGTTTCTTATAGAAATATATATAATGATATGCTTAAAGACCATAACATAATGATTGCAGGAGCTTTTGATTACTTAAAAGATAAAGTTTTAAGGATCGGACATATGGGAGAAAACTGTTATGAAGAAAAACTATACATAACATTAAAAGCTTTGGATAGTACATTAAGAAAGTATAATATAAAACTCAAAGGCGAAATTCATAAATATTTTATAGATGAGATATAA
- a CDS encoding RNA-guided endonuclease InsQ/TnpB family protein: protein MYLTTVNRLRLNQNEFNLVKELCWLSKNLYNSTLYEVRQHYFNTSEFLKYTKAYHILKNTENYKLLPSQVAQQTMKVVERTMKSFFGLLREKKKGNYNKPIKIPRYLNKEGKFVLLYTPAHMRYISNNQIRLTVKKELLEKHNLKELIITIPKHIIGKTIKELRINPLGQFLKVEFIYLNNENNYPKVTKNKNILSIDLGIDNLCTMINNVNNQPIIIDGREIKSINRLFNKNLSKYKSISKKVNDRYSTKKIDRLYYKRNNVFKDKFHKVSNYIINYCIDNNISKVIIGYNQEWKQNINIGKTN from the coding sequence ATGTATCTAACAACTGTTAATAGACTTAGATTAAATCAAAATGAATTTAATCTAGTAAAAGAGTTATGTTGGTTATCTAAAAACTTATATAATTCTACTTTATATGAAGTAAGACAACATTATTTCAACACTAGTGAGTTTTTAAAATATACAAAAGCATACCATATTTTAAAAAATACTGAAAACTATAAATTACTTCCTTCTCAAGTAGCACAACAAACTATGAAAGTAGTTGAAAGAACTATGAAATCATTCTTTGGACTACTTAGAGAGAAGAAAAAAGGTAATTATAATAAACCTATTAAAATCCCTAGATATTTAAATAAAGAAGGTAAATTTGTATTATTATATACTCCTGCTCATATGAGATATATTAGTAATAATCAAATAAGACTTACTGTAAAAAAAGAGTTATTAGAAAAACACAATCTTAAAGAACTTATCATTACAATACCTAAGCATATAATAGGTAAAACTATAAAAGAATTAAGAATTAATCCACTAGGGCAATTTCTAAAAGTAGAATTTATTTATCTTAATAATGAAAACAACTATCCTAAAGTTACTAAAAATAAGAATATATTATCTATTGATTTAGGTATAGATAATCTTTGTACTATGATAAACAACGTAAATAATCAGCCTATCATCATAGATGGTAGAGAAATAAAATCTATTAATAGATTATTTAATAAAAACTTATCAAAATACAAATCTATATCTAAAAAAGTTAATGATAGATATTCAACTAAAAAAATAGACAGATTATACTATAAGAGAAATAATGTATTTAAAGATAAATTCCACAAAGTCAGTAACTATATTATCAATTATTGTATAGATAATAATATTTCAAAAGTAATAATTGGCTACAACCAAGAATGGAAACAAAATATAAATATTGGAAAAACTAATCA